The following is a genomic window from Pedobacter sp. KBS0701.
CCTGTCTGAAGCGGCGTAACCAAAAACCCGTTCTCCGTTAGGCAATAGTTTTTTATGGGTGCGTAGATAAGCCCCAATAACAATGGCTATTAATCCGCCCACAACGGCTAGCATATAACCCGCTACAATCAGCACTTTCGGACTTTCTTCAGGTTTAGCCAACGCTGCTAACCTTTTTTCTTTAAATGTTTGGATCTGACTAAGGTTTACCTCTACACCGCGTTCTTTTAATATTTTTTTGGCTAGTAAAAAGTCTAAACTGCTCCACTCATCCTGTTTTTCAATAATTTCCTTTAGTTCATCATTATTGAAATCAAAAATATAGTAACCCGGATCGATATCTGCTAAATCTTTCTCTGCCAGTTGCAGCAGCAAAGTGTCGGCCCGTTCAAAATCGGCAGGCTTTAACTTTATTCTAAAGTCTTTATTGATTTCATTATTGGCAAACGAAACATCAAAGTTTTCAGAAACATCTTCCACCCCACACTCAATCCCATTTTCTCTAAATGTTTCTGCTATTCCTAAAGCTGCTGCTTTATCATTAAATCTTTGGAAGGTTACAAAATCAGTGGTCATCATTGTTTGAATAAAGCTTTAGGATGAAGATACTAATTAAAATCATCCCAATCCCAAACTACCACATTCCATTCTACACCGCTACTGTCGGTATAATTATGTATTACTTCGAAGCCGATACGATTATGTGCATTCATAGATCGCAGGTTAATACTCGCAATCTCAGTGATGGCGAAGGCATACCTACTTTTAAAATAATCTTTATAGGCATTGTAGCATTCATCAAATAAACCTTTGCCCCTATAATCGTTTCCTACACAAACCTGCCCAACTACAATATAATGATAATCAGACACAGGTTTTCCCCGGTATAAAATGTCATCGAAGCTTTCGTACATTTCAACCAGCCTTGGAATATCGTTTTTTGATTGCTTGGTCATTCCCAGCACGTAAGCTGCTACGGTATCTCCGTCCTTCGCAATAATATTAGGCTCGTATCGATGCATCTTTTCCAGGTCATCTAGCGAATGCGAAACCGTAACAAAGCCTTGTGCTTTAATTTGTTCGGGTGTTAAATCCTGTTTTAGGTTTTGCTTTTGAAGTTCAAGAATTCCTTCAAGTTCTTTTATAGTGGAAGATGTGGTAATGGTAATCATTTTGATATTGCAGCTAACTTATGCATCTAATGTAATAATAGTTAAGGTTAACAACAAAATGAAGCAAATCCAGGCTAAAATTAAAATTCTTGCCCCCCGTGCTGTCGATTAATTAAGTTATAAGAAAATACCTTTTCCAGGTACGCAATGTCTTTTTTCTCCATGATCCCCCCTACCGATTACAAAGCACAAAACACAATCAAAAATTGCGGTTAGGTCACCCATATAGATGTAATTGCTCATTGAGTTATCGATTTTTTGAGTGGTATTATTTCATATCATGCTATATGAATTATACCAAAAATTTAATTGAACAATAGCTTTAAAAGAATAAAAACAGTTATCCATGCATTTTTTCCCATTTATATATTATTTACCTTTGCAATATGCTTTTATATAATGTTACGCTCATCCTCGAAGATGCAGCAGCCGAAGAATGGTTACAATGGATGCAGGATGTTCACATC
Proteins encoded in this region:
- a CDS encoding GNAT family N-acetyltransferase; this encodes MITITTSSTIKELEGILELQKQNLKQDLTPEQIKAQGFVTVSHSLDDLEKMHRYEPNIIAKDGDTVAAYVLGMTKQSKNDIPRLVEMYESFDDILYRGKPVSDYHYIVVGQVCVGNDYRGKGLFDECYNAYKDYFKSRYAFAITEIASINLRSMNAHNRIGFEVIHNYTDSSGVEWNVVVWDWDDFN